The genomic segment CTGAAGTTGTCCCAATCACGATTGGACAGAACATCGTAAGACAGGTAATGTTTTCATAAAGGGTCTACAGATTGTAAACAATATCATAGTTATCGTCTGTGTAAACTTCCCCTGACGACCAATTTTGGCTCTTTAAAAGAAGATTGATGATTACTAACAAAAGTAGTCCCGGGGGTATTTGATCAAGGATCAAGTCATTCGATCAATGATTTCGAATGCCAAAGATCATTGAAACAATTCTAGCTTACCTTAAACTTGTCTAACGATCAACCTGACCTTTGGCCTCTATAGTTGTACAGGTACCCGCCTCTGCAAGAACTTCATAATCCTATTTATTGATATGTTTTCTTTCAATCATTTATTCAGTACCCTACTATCAGCATTAACACATTCCTTATTACATTTGTACCACAGTTTCCTTGCACCGGAGCACCATATCGCACTACTTGTATTTGCACTACCCCTTAGAACTAAACGGTAAGTccaggccgcatagtcatcatttgactgagcATGAACTGGAATCGGACTGAAAAAtgacccaatattttttttcatagaaaAACCAGTATTTTGAAAACTATGACTGCACGAATCGGTGAGCCGAAAAACAGTTGTTTATATATATCAATTGTTGTGCGGCGTTCGATGATTCAACACatacttttctttcaaaaatagtgTACCTGAGAACATAATCAAAGAGTTCAAGGAGATTATTGGTGTGAATCAGTTCTTTACAAACTTATCCGCAATTGTTATTTGTTCCATTATTGGCATTGCTTTTCCTTCTACTCTTGAATTTGTCAATTTAATATGATTAGAGTTTGAGATATCCAAAGGTTATTTATAAAAACGTCATGCTGAGTTTGAGTAAAATCCTTATACAAACATTTTCAGAGGGCGCTGTTGATCCTCGATGCATTTTATAGCTTTATGTATGGTCAAGCTATGACGTATTCAGTGTATAGAAGGGATGTATTTACATCACCTGACGATTTGTCATACATGTTCTTTATATGAATACATTGCTTAGTTATATGAAATACTTTAACGTAAGAAAACGTGGAGCTACATCCCTAACAATATCATTTATATCAAGCCAAATATGTTATATTGTTTCAACTTAAGCTTAAATTAAAATTGAACTCTCAGGCTGAATATGCAGACAAAATCCGAGCATTTTGAGTGTAGAAGTTGAATTTGTTTCAAATGtattaatttgaattttatcGGTAActtttgtgtaatttgtttctctaatacgaaaatttgcaattttacggttgattttgaaaaagaatggttgaaatattacaacaaacaaaaatttaagtatttcacATTCGAGGTAAAACGCAACCATGTTTGTTGACGATTGAACGAGTAGGCCCAGGATAACAAGTGACCTTGGTTTTTTTACTTATTAATAGATGAAAAGGTCAACGTTATTGAGCCTTTTAATATATTCCTgatgtaaaaatacaaagtttctcTTACACAAAtacctcaaaagagggataaaactgcagcaattGAAAATGGATACAGTACAATATTGACAGAGCAGATAAAACACTTGTGCAAAGACAGAAGATAAAAACGTCAGCACGAAGAAGAGTTGAACCCTAAACGTCTGTGCTTTTATTCTCTACGATTTTTCAAGTGTTTTATCACCCTCAGGTCTGTCAATATCTTATAATATCAATTTTCGCTTGTTGCAGTTTTTGTCCTCTGCCCTGTTACAAGTGTCTTATCTCCCACTGGTCGGTCAATATTTTTCTATTAAGTTTCTCTAGTGTGTTCCAAAACATTTGTTGATCACACTGAACACACCTAAGGTGGCAAACTATAACATGCCTATCAAGTTTGTTATCGGATTCCACATTTCAGCCTTTGGACTTTATACGTCGCTCGACTCTGAAGCTAACCATCAAGCTGGATGAGGAGCGGCCTTGTAACGTAAACAATGGTCTATGATTATGAATAGTCTTGAGAACTGCATGAAATAAGCAAAGTGAAGATAAAAGTGTACATTTACACCACTGTTATACAATGAATGACCCATCGCTATTCTCCAGCGATTTTTCTCCATACGAACAAGTATTCATCGCTATGATCATCAAATCTACAACTATACATTTATGACTTTAAAAACGGTCGATACCATCAACGTATAgacaaaacttgaaaaaataacTCTGCTGAATTCTGACAAAATATTTCACTCGATTTCTTATCCATCACAGTGGTAGTATGTATGTAGCATATGGTAGCATGTATGTTTATTTGAATAGAAGCTATTCTCAATCTTAAGAAAAACAAGGAGTATTGACAGCAGGATCAACTAATAAACTCTATCAAAACCACTAATATTTATTAAAGTCGTCTATTTTCTTCTTGAATACTTTTTTCTCCCTATGACAATAAATTTCATTGCTGAAGCTCATTTTATCAATCCCCGGGTAAAAAAAGGTAAAAGTCAcacaaaatatattattttaatgattaatACCCGAGTTGCACGCTAATCAGCCATTTCATGTATGTCAAGGCAAGGATACTAGATATTTTAGAGTAGCTGAGGATCAGGTTTCAAAAAGTTTTGATCCAAATTGCTACAAAGTGCACAACGACAATTTACTTCTTAGTGTGTAAAAACGAAATGTTTCCAAAGTTTGTGATTTCCACCAATTGATGCGACTTGGAGACTATACTTTCCCCACACAAATCAtacagaaaataacaaaatagcTCGAAAGCTAGAAAACATTATTCCAGCTTAATCGTTAACGCTGCAACTCGTGTGACAGCCACAGTATTCACAATTCTTTAACTCTAAAATGGTTctccaaaaagttcaaatattttataatattaGTTGGATGTTTCAATTATTTCGTTAAGggtaaattttctctttttattaGTGATAATTACTCTTTTCgaatatacagaaaaatatgaacattttaagTTTATACGGTGAGAATTTATCGTTTCAACCATGAATTTAGGCTATAATTTAACAAAAGCAACCAACCTGACCAAAGTTTAATCAAATCTAATAATATATGTACAAAGGATTCAATGTTGGTTATACGACAAAATATACAATACTGATTCTAAACATTTGTCAAATACGCTAGTATACgtgtacgtatactaataaaatgtacTAAGTGCAGTGTGCCGTTGGTGTGCAATGAACTGCATTACGTATAATCTTATTCTGCATATATCAACGCTACGTATATCAACGTTTtgcaatgttccatatacaaagaaatACAATTAATACGGATACAAATAATGTTGTGTTCTATATACGTCAATGTATCTAGATATATTGAACGTATAGAGCAACCCACACCTTAACATAACCTGCGTTGATTTTGTAATCTACTCAACAGATTTCGTTTAGGAGTCGTTGGGTTACTTTTTAGAGTCTATCAACCAGCAACCAACGTGCGGCAATGACGTGGCACCTTTTCTGGTGCCGTACAGTTCTAATTTGTAGAAACCAGACTCCGGTAATTTGATTGAGTAAGATATACTTGTGTCGTTACTCGTGATTGTAAGACAGTTCTTTTTCTCCTCCTCGGGAAGTCGAGAGTCGTTTTTCAACAAGTATGGGGTGGTGGTGATCGGTTCTGGCGCTTTGATGGTTATAACGCATGTGCCATTGTTTGCTACAATCACCGACGATTTGTGTTCAACAAGTTGCAGGCCGAGGTCAATGAAATGGTTAGTTGCTCCCCAGGACCCGTTGGCTGAAGGATAAAATTCTCCTTTCCACGGCGCATGTGCTTCAAGCAGCCAGTGTCCCACTCCCGAATATGAACCCTCCACATTTCTGTTCTTTGCAAAAAGCTTAAATTTGTAATATCCCTTTTCAGGAAGTCTTGCGTGAAAAATGAACTCACTGCCGTCGGTTGCTGAATCAgcaaagacaaactttgtagCTTCGCTATATTTTTCGCCATTCTTTTCTAAATGAAAGAGAAACACCACGTCGGAATTTTTGGAAAACTTAATCTGACAGGACCCATCGGTGGCAATAATTTTTGAGGAACCAGAGTATTTGACATCAAGCTTGTAGAACTCTTCACCAGGCCCCCATAGACTTCTTGAGTGAGGAAATTTCTCATCGATCACCGCGGCTTTCGAATTCCGAATCATGAAGTTGGCACCATGCCAGTAATTGCCATCATCGCGCAACTTAGCCATTACAGTGAATCGATATTCGCCCTCATACGGCAATATGACAtgatatttcacttttttgttagttttctcgCCACATACATGACCTTCGACCTCATACTGTCCTCCAGAGAAGGAAATCAACTCAGCTAACAGTTGCTGGCGTTCATCTGGAAGTTGTAGCTCTAATTCAGCTTTCCCTGTGTTTGAAACTATGATGGGTTCTTCCTGGCCGATGACTCTGAAGCCTTTGATATGAAATTCGTCATTAGCGCCCCAGATGTCGTATGCTGCACCAGAGGGGAACGCCGCGGAGGGTGTGTTGCCTCTGCTCTTAATCGTGTAAGACAACACCCACTGAGACATAGACTTCATGTCTTCAGATGTGTTATTCGGAGTTACACCAACTATTAAAGTGAAATCGCCTGCATGGGGAAATCTAACCTTGCATGTAACTGTATCACCATTTCTGTAGCTTATGACATGATTTGAATGTTTTCTGCCAGCTCTGGGTATTGTATTCTTCTCATTCAAGTCCGTCAACCTTGTCCAAAAACGCAAATTCTGGGTGTAGGGGCACTGAACTTTCACAGATATTTCATTTTCGTTTGTTTCAATCACACCTTGGTTATGGCTTAGCGTTTGCATGTTAAACGCATAGTAGGCACAATCTCGCATGGGTACATCTGACCAGACATTTAAATCACTGAATGGTTTCTTCAGATACTGCTCGTTGGGGGCGCCCTGTCCAGAGCCTTTATCAATTGGGAAATGCTTTGAGGCAAACATTTCTGGATCGCTGATGAAATAGTATTCATTCCACTTTCGAGTGTAAGCCATCTTACCTATCTCCTTATCAAGCCCTAAAATGAAAGTAAATGATATTAGTTAATATCTGCTGCTTGTAATTAAAACTGTCTGAATTGTAAATAAAGGTTAAACGACACAGTATTTGATAGCGTAATAGATATAGTGCCCCTCTACTATCTATGATTGCTTACATGCGTTTAGAATTTTGGGCGGAATTTTGGGCAGGTCTTGCATTGGCTTTAAAATGTTTGAGCGCAGTGTTCATAACTTTATCGTACTGTGAAAAAAAACACGATAACAGTTACAGTCGCTTTCTCATACGTGTAGAAGGGGATTCTTCATCCAATTTCGGAGTCCTATGCTCAGAACACGTCGGTAAAAGCCATCCACCTCTCTGTAATCACATCATGCCATTCATTGATAGCTATGACGTTGAGATCAGTTTTGTATGTATATGTCACGTGATCATCAGCTGAAATTAATGTCCAAATATGGCGAGCACATAGAAACATAACACGAGACCAATACTTGATAGCAAGATGTGCACACCATTTTTCATTCAAGTACATGTAAGTACAAGTGCAAATTTGAATCTATATTCTAAGTTTATTTGTCCCTTTTCGATGAAATGGTGAGATGCATGTTGATCTTACATTTTGTAACAGACTTACCGACTGATCCCGCCGCCCATGTACAATCGCACAGGTACCATTTGCCATTGATTTTTATCTTATTCCAGGCGTGGTCTGttttaattttaccattttccaTTTTGAAAGCGTCTCCTGGCTGGTAGTCACCTCCCTTGGAAGCCCCAGACAGACTTTCACATTCCAAGCCTGCCAGACTACAGCGAAAAGATGAAAAAAGAGCACTGTGTCAAGGCAGAGAACAGCAACACATTCACGTCATCATACATCGGAGAatcatttttgaatatatttttcgtaaaatttaaattgaaataATAGTTTCTCAATGACAATCAGCTTTATATTTCGTTGAAAGCAGTAGGCGTCTCGAAATTGAAGTTCTTAAACatttgctcgaactttcaataAAGAAATTACATCATTTCCCTATAGGCTTCGAAGTCGAATGAAAACTAGGTTCAAACGTGGAAAATGTAGAACTATAGAAAGAATATTCACCtcacatgaaattcaaaatggacacTGGGCCTCTGAGGGCAacatgaattttcaattttcacagaataatgagtgaaaattttattcactccatgctttaaaatgagcccctaaagtggtagaccagatcattattgtgaaaatttgagggTCCGAATATCCCCCGTGTCCGAGAGGATTATAAACTAAAACAATGTGAGTCGCATAAAACTACTAAATGCAATGTGTTTCTCTGGCGATGTGCCTCAAAAAGTGAGATGGAAACAGCAATGTTTCATGTCTACACACTGTCAATTATAACATAATTTGTAAAGATAAACTGCAGTATTCTCAGTTTGTATAATTACTAAAGTACACATAATCAATGTGTGAGCTGTCACGTCGATTGTACAGCTTATTGCTGTTATAATTTTGCAATGAAATTGATACCCATCATATCAACAGTCGAAGATTTTGGTCTGACGTACCAATACTGTGCTTCCGATCGGCATACTTACTCACAAAGCATCTTGAAAAGGCTGCTATAACCTTCGCAAACAGCCATTCCACTTTTCAAAACTCCCTCGGCGGAGTTGTCACCTCGTTccttgtttccatagtaaccctCGACGTCATATTCCACGTTCTGCGCCTCCCATCGAAAAAGTAGACGAAACTTCTCGAGGTCATTTTGCGCGATTTTAGTGAGATAGGTCACTAACTCAGTGGGAGAATTCTTAAGGTTTTCAGAAGCCTGGAGAACAAAAAAAGACGAAAATGCGTCAACACATGtggttttttgtttaaaatgtcaTAAGCACAGGTCCTCCAGTAACTGTATCTTTCTATTCGTAGTTGCATTAGGCTTGGTTCAAGTCGATAAAAATTCATTGGCAATAGTTTCTCTTCTGTCTCTTCTAGTTCATactatttgaaatttggcaatCCAATTGAACGCACTACCTTTGTGTAGACTAGTGGGTTATTTCTTGCCTGTGATTTTGGGTGAAACTTCCCCTTATAGAGCTCACCCTACACATTCCACTCACACGACtcacatgaaaacaacacaaaaaatcaAATCACAAACTCGTACTGAGTCTaattaacattcaacaatatcaGATGAAGTGGTCCCTGCCTCAATAGCATAGTTATCCAATTCTTTCATGCGTTCATAGTTAGGAATCAACTCTTTCTTCTCTTCCCAGAAGGTATCTTCTATATTCAGCTTCTGGGCATCGGTTACGGGTTCAGTTTGGTCGATAGTGGCGATTGGATGAATCTTTCGTTTCGTTTCCACTGCTTTTGATGACGAACTCTGGGCATCGGTTACATGTTTAGTTTGGTCGATAGCGGTGATTAGTTGAATTTTTCGTTTCGTTTCCACTTCTTTTGATGACGAACTCGGGGCATCGGTTACAGGTTCAGTTTGGTCGATAGCGTCGATTGGTTGAATCTTTCGTTTCGTTTCCACTGCTTTTGATGACGAACTCTGGGCAACGGTTACAGGTTCAGTTTGGTCGATAGCGTCGATTGGTTGAATCTTTCGTTTCGTATCCACTGCTTTTGATGACGAACAACCCATTCTAAGCAAAGATTAAAATTACACTGTCATGAAAGAAGAAATTCTTGTGCAAAGAGAGGTTTGCTACAAGTTTATTTGCTGTTTACAGAGGGTACGACAACGTTCCAAATGGCAACGCTACTGTCATACAAACACAATGCTCAAATGGAACGTTAATTACATTatttgaaattgcatatttaatattacagctttgtcaataccagtgaaattGGTGACGTCATTCCCCCTGGATTCAGTATAGCTGATAAAGTATTcgattatccagtattgtggcccCTGATGTTTTTGACGtatacaaattcactggcatagCCAAAACTATCAAATAGAAACAATAATATACCCAATGCTGGTGCAtgatggacgaaagcaaactttgaacCCCATGATATATTCGGCTCGTCCTGTACATTATGTGCTGCAAAGTTggctttcgtccattataggCCGCCGGAAGGAACAGTACATCATTGCTTAAATACACTGCCTTCCTAAAATTCACTAATAATGTCAATTTCACAAGATTTTAATGTTGGTAAAATTGGATTTGCGAATGTCATTTTATGTCTACCGCAACAACAAATCCCGTAAATTCCGGCTCAAAAAGGCCTAAAATCGGGATTAACTAAGGTGTTAAGGAAATTATTGGGTGTTTCTCTCTAATCTTCtcatttgaaattgcaatcgttATATAAATATACTACTGGAATTTACTATGTCAGTGCGCATGCGTAAGTTTCATCCCCCGCCCCCACGGCATTGCGAAAACTTAACTAAGTGCCTAGCCAGCCTAACAACGCGATTCAAAGACTCCCTGCTCCAATGGCAGCTTTATATAACGATGAATAAGACAAAAGAACCCACATATAATAGGAAGCGTTAACCTtacaatattcacatcaaactCGCTGTGAGCATACAGGTTATACCTCCATGCTGTGAGCGAGGATTTCAAAAAACATACCCTGCTCTCCGAGTTGACGCAAAATCACTGTACTTGCCATAATAGTCGCCATAACAATATCGGTTAGTAGGTACGCAGGTATACGGTCTTATTACAAACGGAAtattatcaaaatctgtgttACCTTTGGTTACTGTAGAAAAAAGGATCTCATAATTTGCTCGACATGGACGAAAATGTCCACTCCTACATCAGACATCTGTGCTACCTCCTTGGCTGAACTATTTGGCTTCACTGCTAAAACAGACATAAATGTATCTATTGCATATCCCCCGCTTATATGTATCTCAAATTGTCCTTCATTGCagatatatttcatattttttcacagttGCTTTGGTTTCTTACCTGTTTTCTTGTTCGCTTAAAAAAACTTTGTCGATCTGAATGTCTGAAGACTGTGTGTTCCGCAAAAGTTAGTTCCTTATTGGAGGGTTGGTTGGTCTCTACCGACACCTGCACAAACGCGAAGTGTTTGACTACAGTCAATAACAAGATCTTATGTTACTCGTCAACAGAACACGCCTCTTTCGTTGTCATATAGATTGCCAACTTGAAAGGAGGAACGTCCATGGCGAAAAATCTTTTGACATTCAAGTCAATCTTGGCCCCTGGCAGGAAGGTTTTTAGCTAGCACAATATAAAATGCTTTGATGAAGAGTTGCTAAGATTACCTACTGTGAGTGAATAAGCCGATCAGGAAGAAGTAAAAGGCGTAGAAGATTTGCGAGACTTCCAGGTTGTTAAATGTAGAATGTGCCTCGATGACaggtatttggactctcaaactttaacaattcttttctgatcttccaCTCGTAGGGGTTAATTCTGAAgcccttggtgtaagaaaacttttcggCGTTATTGTTTTTCGAAAagtgaaagttgaaaattttatccgtagagttaacacagggatggcagccattttgaatttcaaatatcgataaactttatttatttacttatttattggtcacatttcttgtaaaGTTCTATTGTTTTTACTACATCGCTGTTGATGTAATTGTTTATTCTAATGAAAAgataacaaaatttttgatttacacaAATACATAAGCTTACAACAGAAAAAGATAAGAATCATAACCATGTTTTACATGATCATAGAGCAGAGATGTGACAAGGAGGTAGAAATAGCTTATGTGAAGCTAATGTAAATCTGGCTCCCagcttgagtaatttgtttctctagtggtCCCGGACTTTTAcgcttcattttgaaagagaacgttTGTCATGTAATTGTCATGTAAAGGAAGGTGTCGATTTCGGGAGCAAAATTCACAGATATAATATGAACATGATAAAGACCTCGCCAAGATCGCCTTGGGTTTGCAGACTCCCTTCACCTTCAAAAGTGTATTGGACAAACACCATACTGTGAGGCAGCTTTGGGTAATATCTTTAGCACAGGTAATTTCACCCATGGAGGTACAAGCGCGAGCCGCTTCTGCCAGCATGTATCACTACAGACACATTCTTCATACCACTCAACATATATTTGGTCAAGTCAGATCGTTGCCGTCACCAACCCCATTGAAAATAAGGTTGATGGAATTGGGAGAAATCAAAAGTCTGACTGGCGGTTTATTGTGCATTATCGGTTGGTAGCATAAACCATGGGTACGATTATACGTACTGCAGATGTTGGAGTAAAGCCGTAAATAAAACTGCAGTAGTGTTTGTGCCCCAAGTGTCCGAGGTAACCGCTGAACAATGGACTTTGTTTCAATCAGTTCCGGCTAACGATGTCACTAAGATCTATATTTACACACGTTTTACTTTACCCCGTCTGCCGTATGAAGTCAGAGGTGCACTAAACACACAATTATGTATTAAATACTTCACTACGTTGTCATGGCAGACGCTTGACTAGAGGCTTTAGTATGGAAAGCCGTTGGGGACTCCTCGGCGAAAAGTCTTTCCCCATTGGAAATGCATAGGTAGAAAACAAAAATCGTTTTCGTTGAAATACACGAAAAAATACCACCCGACTACAATATAACTTTTAACAGCGCCGTCAACTTCAAATGCGACAACAACAACTCAAACCACATTATGTTGCGACCACAAAATATCAGTCAGCGTCAACATTGCTAACATTATGCAACTTGACCTTGGATGAAAACTGGCCGCAGCGGTGACAATCTATGAGGCATTCAGGGAGATGTCGAATGATAACTCTGGCGGCGAATGCCTTATTGCGATTGCGGAAAAAACAAAAGCTCGTGCGGACGCGAAATCTCTTGCAACTCATAATCAACATACGGACGTAGAAACTCATTGATAACAATTCCGCACTGAACTGCCATCACGAAATCTTATCGTCCTTTTCGGCCGCATTTGCCAAATGTGGACGCTGGTAATGTGAAGCCGACGCGGAAACTTTATATACTCGCGTACAAAACTTACAACATACAGACGTTGcggaaaaaaaatacaacatgaaGCTACAACAAACTCTATCTGGTTGCACACAGTCTGTTCCAAAAATGTGGGATGCGGAAAAATACCATATGCAATGACCATGTTTGGTGCGACAAAACTATATCCTTGTCAGATTGTTATGCTGCGGAAAAACGATATGCATTACCGAGTACTTGCGGTGCGAGAAACTAGTTCCTTCTGGTGCTGATCTGGGACGTTTGtgcggtaaaaaataatatgcaaatgagagtcagttctggtgcggataaaaaattattcaaatgagGAGTATGTGCAGTGCGGAAAAAAACCCAGTCTGGCTCCAtccctgccccct from the Ptychodera flava strain L36383 chromosome 2, AS_Pfla_20210202, whole genome shotgun sequence genome contains:
- the LOC139114052 gene encoding kyphoscoliosis peptidase-like isoform X2, producing MGCSSSKTVERKRSIQPITSTDLDHGGLLPAPFSDQAEHVADVQKRNIDVQKRNIDVQKLKIEDTFWKEKKKLIPNYERMKELDNYALEASASLKNSPTELVSYLTKIAQNDLEKFRLLFRWEAQNVDYDVEGYYGNKGLGQGDYSAEGVLKSGVAVCEGYSGLFKMLCDLAGLECESLSGASKGGDYQPGDAFKMENGKIKTDHAWNKIKINGKWYLCDCTWAAGSVGLDKEIGKMAYTRKWNEYYFISDPEMFASKHFPIDKGSGQGAPNEQYLKKPFSDLNVWSDVPMRDCAYYAFNMQTLSHNQGVIETNENEISVKVQCPYTQNLRFWTRLTDLNEKNTIPRAGRKHSNHVISYRNGDTVTCKVRFPHAGDFTLIVGVTPNNTSEDMKSMSQWVLSYTIKSRGNTPSAAFPSGAAYDIWGANDEFHIKGFRVIGQEEPIIVSNTGKAELELQLPDERQQLLAELISFSGGQYEVEGHVCGEKTNKKVKYHVILPYEGEYRFTVMAKLRDDGNYWHGANFMIRNSKAAVIDEKFPHSRSLWGPGEEFYKLDVKYSGSSKIIATDGSCQIKFSKNSDVVFLFHLEKNGEKYSEATKFVFADSATDGSEFIFHARLPEKGYYKFKLFAKNRNVEGSYSGVGHWLLEAHAPWKGEFYPSANGSWGATNHFIDLGLQLVEHKSSVIVANNGTCVITIKAPEPITTTPYLLKNDSRLPEEEKKNCLTITSNDTSISYSIKLPESGFYKLELYGTRKGATSLPHVGCWLIDSKK